Part of the Zingiber officinale cultivar Zhangliang chromosome 6A, Zo_v1.1, whole genome shotgun sequence genome, tttttatgtatttatataaattttttattttttatgtttctattaattttatatatttttcaaacattcatcttataaacaaataattttgataccatattcaaaatataataataattatataaacacaTTATTAATGatgtattaaaattatatttagataattaaaaaagattaatttatatagtttaaaaatattgttatcatttaattaaaaattaagtaaTTATTCATTAAACATTCAAATTTTATCTTGTATTAACTTTTGGCTTATATTTTCAAACACTCCATACTTTAGTGTCTTATTCTataagaattacttttaaataagCAAAAACTCTCCCAAACACTTCCATAAAGTCACTAGCTTCTACACGTTGCAGAAGTCAGTAACAAGTGCACATTATAGAAGCTATATTCTAACTTCTACGCGCTCAATCAATCatgattaaattatatttatttgaaatgtaaTAAGTGTCATGAAATCTACATGTTTGTTTtactaattaaaatattattttaaccagACTATTATTCAAAGAAgtaaaatcaaaatgatataaaGTCACCATTGTATAAGCTACATGTTAGTTTTTACACGATCGATCATGATCAAATAATGTTCATTCGAAATATAGTGAATATCATTGAATCCTCATCGCCTATTTTACTCGTTGAAATGCTATTTTAACTCAGTTATCACTCAAAAGTAAAATTGTTTGTTCTACAATTCTAGAAGTTAATTGCTAATTGCCACATGACCAAATAATCAAATAGTATAAGAGTATTTTGGAGAATTCATGTAATAAGATGcccatttaactttaatttaaaatgAAGTATCCATCTCACGATTTTACAAATGATGAACACTCTTTttatttttgcccaaaaataaaTGATAATTCTCATAATTAGGAATATATTTTTTACTATACTAAATATATTATATTCACAAAGTAAATTTAAGATGACTTTAAGAAACAACTAGTTGAAATTTGCCTAAACATGTTGAATGAAATTCATGTCTATCTTAATTaacaataataaatcaaaatggcTCCAATAACTAATATGAATGCTATAATCTCATACTTCTAGCAACAATTCAATTCAATGAGAGAATCAAAAATATAGTTAAACTCACATGCATAGCTCAAAATAACCTATTAATGTTTCCTCTCTCTACTCCATCTCCATCAAAATTTCATAGAGTTTTCAGATCTGTCAATCCAAACTAATTTCCTCAATCTAATTGCATTTCACCTACCTCAAGTGTGCATTGATTCTGTTCAAGTTAGGTTGATAAACATATTAAATGGACCATAAAATTATGACAGGCTCTGAAGAAATAATGTGCTAAAAGATTCAAGAGAAAAGGTTCTTCAACAGCAATACATGAATGCATATATTACTCTTTCTCACTGAACAAACATTCCCTCAAATGGAACAGTGTCTAAAAGAATCATAGTTTTGCCAACCGAGGATTACCAACCATCTGATTCCCATGACAAGTTGCAAACAGAACATGGCCATGGCATTCTTCATCAACCACTATAATCAACCAAAACATCAAACATTAAGGGTTAGCTAGTACTTGCCTCTCTCTTCTTTTTCTGAACTCCTGAAGACAGATTTAGTTACCAACCTACACGGTACTGAGGTTCTGTAATAAACATGATCAAAACTCGCATGTCTTCTCATTTTTGAGGTGAGTACTCAGATTTGAGTTCTTCCCTGAATTGTTGGGATTCTGTTTTCGCTGACAGTATAACATCATCGATGAAACTCCGCTGGGGCAGTTCATCTGGCACGAGACTTCTGTATATTTCAAAGTGTTCCTCCGCTTCCTTTTTTTTGTCTAACAAACTATAGACGATGCCCTGCAGTACAATGCAAGCAGCATCACCTCAAGATGTTGAAGTTAAGTTTATTATTCTCCAGTTTACTTTGATGAAATTGCAATTAAAGAATTATAAGAACTTAAATAATCAGGAAAAAATTAGTGATCATGAGAACATAAACTTCGATATTATAGTAAATGTCATGTAGGAAGCAACAATTTTTGAATGACTGcttgaaataaaaactcaatcTGCTATGGTATGCAAGCTAACGTTGTAAAACCCTAATGAAACATTACCTGACAGAGGTATGGCCGAAAGTCACGAGGATTCGCATTGATGAGATTCTGAAAATGCTGGGAGGCAGCTTCTAGGTCACCCTGATTAACAAAAATATAAGATCCATTGAACAAATTGAAGTTGTGCGTACGCTCATTTAGCACAGGATAAAATAATCTGGAGCTGGTCAATAGGAAGTACCTTCACAACATGCATTTGTGCAATCAAAATCTTTATATTCTGCTCTTCTGTGACTCTGTTCTCGCGCTGTGCAAGCTTTAAAGCTTTATTGAGCATTTCAAAAGCACCATTGCTTTCACCACTCTTGTACATGGCTAAGGCAAGGCCCTTCATGGAATAGCTGAAGTTAGCAACTAAATCGAGTTTCTTCAGAACCAGATATATgcatgaaaatatttatcaactTTTACTCACATATAATTAGACAGCATTTGATGTAACTTGATGTACAAAAACAAACAATGCTTGAATGAAACTAAGTCAAGCTTGCTTGATTGTGTTGAAGCTTGTTGATTAGTCTTACTGAGGTTGTTCAAGTTTGTTCGTTAAAATTATCATTTATCTCAAGATGAGGTCAACTAAATGCATTATTGTTCTTAATATTTAGTTAAAACAATAGtccaataaataaaatttattattttccacttttggatacataaaatatataaaactaTAGAAttctaacataaaaataaaaataagatcaTAATCGGACTTCAAACAAGTTATTAATCTTTATTCATGAATTGCTCACGAGTTCTATTGAATGTTAACGAGCAAAGTTCACTAGTATTCAagcttttttttaattaagttgtttatAAATATAGTTCAAATATAAATGAGCTCTTATCAAGCCAAGGATGAGCTTGTTCGTGAACATCCTATTGATCTACAGCCATCCTAAGAGGGAAAGCAATCATTCAAGTACAATCCATCTCAAATGGGATCAGGGAGTCAATTGCCTCAATTAGTTCTAGCTGAATCATGAGCGACCAATTGAAATTTGCCTAAAAATTAAACATGTTTTACATCTAATGCGTATAAATCTCATATCTTGTTAATTGTAAATGCCTGAACACACTATCAATGCTACAATCGCATATTTCTAGCAACACATGAACTCCAAATAAACATTACATATAAAATAGTAACGGAAGACGAGCAGGAGCATAATTTATTCAAGAACAAATAATCAATTTGCAATCTATTTTTCCAAAAGGCATAAGATAAACGAAAGATTTAACAATTAAATGAGAGAATTACAAACACAGATACTCACATGCAAAGCTCTAATCAAGAGCGGCCGCTCCATTAATAAATCCTTAAAAAGCTTCTTTGCTTTCCCCAAATTCCCCATCAGTTCATAGCACAGAgcctgcaacagctgccactccACCTCGTCTGGCTCCAAATCAATCAGACGCTCCACAAAATGCACAGCCTCTTTCGTCTTCCCTTTCTTCAACTTGCCATACAAAACCACTTTAAGGGTCTCCACGTCCTCCGGGTTCTTCTCCAACACCTTCGCGTACATCTCTACCTCATCTTCTACTTCAGGGGCGCCGATCTTTTCCTCCAAACTCGCAGAAAAATTGCTCCTTTGTGGGTCGTCCAGCGCTAAAACAGGGCGGGCAGTGAATCTACCGAAGAAAAGAAGCGACCCGAAGAAGACGACGGCGGCTCCCTCGACGATCCTTCTCCAAAAGGAAGAATTTTTATTGGTAAATCTGTCGGTGTGGGGGCTTCGAGAGCACCAGATCTTGAGCCCGTCCGAGGCTGGGGTTCTGGTGGAGAAACGAAGAGGCTTGAGGATACAAGCAGGAGCTTTGGTGGATATTCGTGCAGATACGAAGGGGCGAGCTGTAATCCCTAGATTGGACATCTTCGGATGGAATTGACCGATACAGAGAATGGCAGACGGGAAGCTCGCCGTCGCCATGAGGAGAGAGCAGCTTCTGTGCACAAAACCTCGCTCGCGTAAAGCCCTATCGTTGTTTCTGCGACATCCAGGACAATTTTTTGCATCTTATTCCGAATTTAATAAAAAAcggtattttaaatatttttatattaaaacctAGAATCgtattattttactatttaattaaataaacaactagatggagtccaaaattaaattattttaatatatttttttcaccaaaaataattttaagattttgaTTATTCCTTTTTCTctctaatttttaatataattttctccTTTGTATTATTTTCATATCACAACGCATCAATTTCTTTATTTTCAATTCTTCTATATATCGATACAAAATAATTCTTCTATATATCGATACAAAATTACAATCGCATCTATTCATCTGTATCTCATTAGTTAGCTTATCGGACTTTTTGGATACTATAAAATATTCTCATccgcatcatatatgtatatctGTTTCAGAATGAACATGCACTTGGCCTTTCTCCGGAagtgtatataaaaaaaaatcatgctgCTGAAATGCCACACCCGAGTATCATAAAGCATTCCACGGAAAGTTCCACATTCCACATAGACAAGAACTTTACAAACAGAACTTGATCACAAAGAATATGGCGATAAACAAACACTATGATCAACCAAAATATCAAACATTAATATCGGCCCGATTTGATTGAGTGCGGCTACTTTCAGGCAAACCATAAGCAGAATATCTCTGGAAGCTGTAACTCTCGGGCCCCGACACTGGTTGCTGAGGGTAGTGTGTTCGCGGCGGAGTAAGGTTATGCTGAGCAGGAAGTGGTGGAACTGGAAGAGCACTATGCGCGGAAGCTTCCCCGCTTATGCTGCATAAAACAGTTTATTTCACAAGCATAAGAGCTAGAGAAagtaagagaagaaaacaaatagCTACTCACAACGCCAAAGAATGAAAACAAACAATTCTTTACTATTTCCTTGAAATCTAAAGCTCAATTTAACTATTACATCTACAAAAGAAATAACCTGCTCAAAATGCCTACAAAATAGGTTTGACATTTTGGTTGTGATTACTTGGATGAAAAGTCGAGAGGGAAGAGAGAAAGACACAAAATTGCATGTAAAACCCCATCAGCGTGTACACCTTTTGTGTCACTTTCACTCCTTCCCCTCATATCTCCCATCCAAGAAAACTAACCCTTTAAGGAACTGTACTGCAATCAACAAGGGAAATCAACTGAAAAACACAGACAGATGAGTTAACAAAAGGTTATATTAATAAAAGTCCATGTTAACATTTCAAATTAGCCAGTGCTATCTTACAAAGTAACTATAGGATAAAAAGTCTGAAAGCCTTGAAGCTAATTCCAGAACAGATGCAAAAAGATATAACATCGGAAACATCCAAAATACAATTCTCTAGAAAATGGTGGATACAAACCATTATTTTTTTTCTGAGAGAATAGAATAAGACATATTTTTATATCAACTAACAATTCAAGGAGGAGATACCTCAATCTTCGATGCAAACGGTCATCATTACTAGCATTTTCATCTGCACGGTGAATGGTGTTTTGCAATGGGCTTATAGACCATGAACTAGGTCCTGGAAGTTCATCTGAGAAATATCTTCTTCGAATCAACTGAAAACAGAAATGATTTTGATATTTAGAAAATAGAGCTATGAGTTAGCAGAATATAATCTAAAGATTAAAATTGATGAAATAATACAAACCATGCGGAAAAACTTAATCACAGCTTCCTTGTCATATTTGGCTTCTTTAGCAGCCTGATGAAAAATAGCACATAAGATTCATTGACTTTCTCAGATGATATATAAAGCTCTAATCAAAGATATCATGAGAATTGTCTAATCATGTTCTACCAGTAACAAATTGCAAATCCCAACTACTTTGGGATGGCTATGTGGATCTTATCTAAACATTGGTGTATGTTATCTGAAGGCGAAACTGTGTTAATTGATGATAATTTAATTACATTAAATTTCAAACTTGAATTCCGGAGAAAAACTTAGGAAAAGAAAGGTTTTAAAACAAGTAGAATGAAATTGAatgtataaaatataatttcAATAATAAGTAGAGCATCATCAAAAGTTGAGATAGACTAACATAAAATTCTTATACGAGTTTTAAATATCTTGGATCTATTATTAACAAAAACGAAACTATTAATGAATATATTCTCACTAGAATAAAGAATGGGTGATCCAAATGAAGAAAAGTATCTTGAGTTTTTATGATAGCCTTGTGCACTTTaggctaaaaaaaaaatttatggtaCAACCCACCATACCTTATGAATCAGTGTTGGAAGGTAAGAAAGTAACAAACACAAATTGGTTAATGTAAAAAAGAAAATGTTCCGGTAGATGTGTAATGATTATAAAAGATTAAAAAACACTCATGATCGAGAACAATTATATAGTAGGTAGTATAGATTGTAAAATTATAAACAATAAGATAGTATAACTATGTTCAAAGGTGAACTGTAATAAAAAGAGATTTAGAATGATTTAAATATTTCTCTTTTCATGCCACTGTAATTATGTACCCTTCTGACCTAATATTAAGGCATaatgtaattaatttttaacCTCAATTGAAATATTTAAATCAAAGAATGAAAAAAGTCACCATCACTATAGTTGGAACACATCACACTCAAAATTTGGTCCAAACCATTTTAGTTCCTAGTAAACTAATGTGCTGGATATCCATAGTTAATATTCAAATTTCTTGCctaaataaaattcaaataatGCCATCAAATTTCCATGTTTAAATTCACACATAGGACCATAACTACTAAAAGGTAAATCTTCATTGCACCAAAGAACTAGTTTCTCTCTAGACGTATTAATAAATTCAAGCTACAAAGATGCATTTCTTACAGCCAAAAGACTAGAGCCTGGAAAGCTCTCTGTCAAGGGAAGTTCTTCACTTGAAGGAAGCAGGCCATGTTTCTCAACCCACAGGCGAGCAACATCAACAAGATTTCCACTGCTTATCCTTGTGCCCTCTTTTGCAGCAATATCAGTTTTGTTACCAATAACTAAATAAGGAACAGGAAGACCTCCAGGACCACCAGATCCCAGAGGAGCTGAAAATGTACCGGTTGTTGCAATCTCAACAGCCCACTTTTGCAAGTTGGTCTTTGTCCTTCTCTGGGAGAGATCATGGACAAATATAACACCTGGAAAGGAGattcagttttttttaaaaaataataataaaatgagtACCCACAATATACAATTGCattattagttaaatttaatAGCAAAAGAAATTAAGATAATTTATGGACTCATTCCCCTCACTCCCTATGATGTAGGCATGAGACCATAATAACATTGAAAGGAGTAACAGAGATGAAAGCCCTGAGATGAATATGTAgggtttaaaaaaaatctaaaatcaatcaGATAAAGctataaatggacaaaaaaatgAGCTAGAGTTTATTAAGGTGGTATGAATAGGTACAAAATAGACAGTGAATAATCagaaaagttaaattaattagagCTGAAGATGTGTGGAATAAGAAGAGACCAAAGAAAACTCTGTTAAACAAGATTAAAGTGGCATGACTACTAATATAGCCTTGCATAGAGTTCATTGTGGGGTAAGATTCATGTAGCCAATCCCGAAAACTTGGGTACTTAGAACTATGCATAGCTTCTAGTTATTGTTAGTGCTGTTGCATCATGAATGTAAATTAAGTTGAAAGTTAACTGCAGATGCATCCATTATGATAAAATCAGGCTTCGTCAATATGCATGCTTGTGATACACTAAACCCTTTTAATCAAGGAAACAAGTTATCCTGAACCAAAAAACACTCTCCTGATTCTAATGGCACTAAGTATGGAGCCATGTTAAAGCAGAGCCCCAAGGGTAAAAGTTTACAGTTTGCTATAGTTAGTTAACCATAAATTTACCTCTCAAAAATTTCATTTGTAGTATCCTGTGtttttttatgtatataaataagaTCTAATCCGTTGGCCCTTGTGTCCATCTTAGGGCTCTGCCACATTAAATAGTTTAACCCATATGTGCTGACCAGAAAATCAAATTAAACGTTCTGTCATTGATCTACATAGatataagaaacaaaaaaatATGCTAAGACTGTACAAGTAAGCATGTAGATCCTGAACCTGGCATAATTTGCAATGTAGTCCAACATGACTTATCCATGGGATACAGATTCAGCATTCGGTAATACATTTCAAATAACATACATCCTTGGATTGAAAATGAAGTAAAAAGTTCAAAAAGCAAATTGGGGGTAAAACTTTGTTAATGGTTAACTTCTGAATCAAAATTAAGTATTAAAACTATGCCCACAAAAACTTCCTACATTCATACGAAATTGTTCTAGAGTCTGAAATATGGCATCTAATACCAGGGAAGCAATATAGTACAAGAAGAGTTTTCATTAAATAACTCAGAGGCAAACAGCGATGTGCAAAATGGCAATAATTATATTCAACATTTATCTATTTGCACAGACCTCAAAATGGCAAATACCCTTTAGGTTCAAGTTTGTGTATATGCATGCATGTGTAATCAAACTAACTCACTCCATGGACCCATACAGACATGATACTTTCTTTTATTGTCATCACTTGTATCTGCAGTGGTAAGACTAGAAACTACTCCATCTTAGTAATCTAAACATGTGAGAACCAATATTAAAGTATCTAACTAAGGTGTGCCAAATTAACTGGGTAACTACTAAAGGTAGACCATAACTGAATTGTGATAGATGGAGCTTACCATTAACTTGTGTATAAAAAAGAGATCTACAATCCTTATAGCGTTCATGCCCTGAGACATCCCAAAGCTCAACAAAGAAGTCTCTTTGTGCATCACCTTTTATGTTACTCGAAGAGCTGCTTGAAGCTCCATAAGTAATATGCTGGTAAGATAATTAAAATGTGTGAGTAAACTCTGATCTAACTCAAACAAATAAGCTTAGGTATAAGAAAAGAAGTTAGTTTTACCTTCACACCTACTGCACATCCAACTGTTTGAGAAGGTTTAGAAATGGAAGAACCTTGCAGAATTAGGTGTACCAGGGATGTTTTTCCAACACCTGTCAGGNNNNNNNNNNNNNNNNNNNNNNNNNNNNNNNNNNNNNNNNNNNNNNNNNNNNNNNNNNNNNNNNNNNNNNNNNNNNNNNNNNNNNNNNNNNNNNNNNNNNAAGTACACATTT contains:
- the LOC121995619 gene encoding small GTPase LIP1-like, with the translated sequence MHKETSLLSFGMSQGMNAIRIVDLFFIHKLMRRTKTNLQKWAVEIATTGTFSAPLGSGGPGGLPVPYLVIGNKTDIAAKEGTRISSGNLVDVARLWVEKHGLLPSSEELPLTESFPGSSLLAAAKEAKYDKEAVIKFFRMLIRRRYFSDELPGPSSWSISPLQNTIHRADENASNDDRLHRRLSISGEASAHSALPVPPLPAQHNLTPPRTHYPQQPVSGPESYSFQRYSAYGLPESSRTQSNRADINV
- the LOC121995617 gene encoding protein SLOW GREEN 1, chloroplastic-like translates to MATASFPSAILCIGQFHPKMSNLGITARPFVSARISTKAPACILKPLRFSTRTPASDGLKIWCSRSPHTDRFTNKNSSFWRRIVEGAAVVFFGSLLFFGRFTARPVLALDDPQRSNFSASLEEKIGAPEVEDEVEMYAKVLEKNPEDVETLKVVLYGKLKKGKTKEAVHFVERLIDLEPDEVEWQLLQALCYELMGNLGKAKKLFKDLLMERPLLIRALHGLALAMYKSGESNGAFEMLNKALKLAQRENRVTEEQNIKILIAQMHVVKGDLEAASQHFQNLINANPRDFRPYLCQGIVYSLLDKKKEAEEHFEIYRSLVPDELPQRSFIDDVILSAKTESQQFREELKSEYSPQK